A window of the Phaseolus vulgaris cultivar G19833 chromosome 5, P. vulgaris v2.0, whole genome shotgun sequence genome harbors these coding sequences:
- the LOC137836189 gene encoding protein GAMETE EXPRESSED 3, which produces MTLLLFFLVLVLLGTISSLSVSSYHWLSKPLLGDDDGRIYACSRTNFFAFESNGTIAWTLHLDYKCNLGTAPVRGGHGKIYLVADNRILVIKYGSIGASEPEAKVFFGPGPGQPAEAEIIGLSVSTSGSTLYINVNNRGLFAYHSHGHLLWSVGPVLYQFGYRQGCRKNITDCYFNSAPVLDQCEASIYISNTEGELYCLSIRSRYFRWIQDFSSLSKNFTISPGNNGHLYVTVPTMALVLALDVFSGNVLWQRSIGPLSKVDSAPVVDSNGWISIGSLDGFLYSFSPNGVLKKFSRMNAKNSMIQVGPFLDCSGFAVYSSQIEMEGKVSHTVGEYTLVSAIRPKGALFTMLVPATGSIYWSERYPGHVSTLFSESDLSHFVMNEETLLAFLAASTEIGTPLQCRTTGQKLASSCSQERTKLVSIYTGNERSIVLFLFFESALMLVLVGVVRFCCTFWAKEKLKDQGLGSFLDKRCSLQLKKKALDRTITELEQKAAEETMDSEIFEKLGDIARERECIERKLSTTYSLGRDKTGSQPKPMLPLHHVGRTKSYSFQDATQKKVTILHTLSDTASSESSNEGETCMLEDMDAKAKTPRVDLDTSSSE; this is translated from the exons ATGACccttttgcttttcttcctcgtaTTGGTTTTGCTTGGTACCATCTCTTCTCTTTCTGTCTCTTCATATCACTGGCTTTCCAAACCTCTTCTTGGAGACGATGATGGAAGGATCTATGCTTGTTCTCGTACCAACTTTTTCGCATTTGAAAGCAACGGAACCATTGCATGGACCTTGCATTTGGACTACAAATGCAACCTTGGTACTGCCCCAGTTCGTGGAGGTCATGGCAAG ATATACTTGGTAGCTGATAACAGAATATTGGTGATTAAATATGGAAGCATTGGAGCTTCTGAGCCAGAAGCAAAAGTTTTCTTTGGTCCAGGACCAGGGCAACCAGCAGAGGCTGAAATTATTGGGCTCTCAGTGAGCACATCAGGCTCAACTCTTTACATCAATGTCAATAATAGAGGACTCTTTGCATATCACTCACATGGACATTTGCTTTGGAGTGTGGGACCTGTGCTTTACCAATTTGGCTACCGTCAAGGATGCAGGAAAAATATTACAGATTGTTACTTTAATTCAGCTCCTGTGCTTGATCAATGTGAGGCTAGTATATAT ATCTCAAACACAGAAGGTGAACTCTATTGTTTGTCGATTCGAAGCCGTTACTTTAGATGGATTCAGGATTTCAGTTCACTAAGCAAAAATTTCACTATCTCTCCTGGAAACAATGGTCATCTGTATGTAACAGTTCCAACCATGGCTCTTGTTCTGGCTCTGGATGTCTTTTCAGGTAATGTTTTGTGGCAGAGAAGTATAGGGCCATTAAGCAAAGTTGACTCTGCACCTGTAGTGGACTCTAATG GATGGATATCTATTGGTTCATTGGATGGATTCCTATACTCATTTTCTCCAAATGGGGTTCTTAAGAAATTCTCAAGAATGAATGCAAAGAACTCTATGATTCAAGTTGGACCATTTCTTGATTGCTCTGGATTTGCAGTGTACAGTTCACAGATAGAGATGGAAGGGAAAGTTAGCCACACAGTTGGTGAATACACTCTTGTTTCAGCAATTCGACCAAAAGGGGCATTATTCACTATGTTGGTTCCTGCTACAGGATCAATCTATTGGTCTGAAAGATATCCTG GTCATGTTTCTACCTTATTTTCTGAGAGTGATCTAAGTCATTTTGTCATGAATGAGGAGACACTTCTTGCTTTCCTTGCTGCCTCAA CAGAGATTGGCACCCCATTGCAATGCCGTACTACAG GTCAGAAGCTTGCATCAAGCTGCTCTCAAGAAAGAACCAAGCTTGTCAGCATATACACAG GCAACGAAAGGTCCATAGTATTGTTTCTGTTCTTTGAGTCTGCTCTCATGTTGGTACTAGTTGGAGTTGTAAGATTCTGCTGCACATTTTGGGCAAAAGAGAAGCTCAAAGATCAAGGCCTTGGAAGCTTCCTTGACAAGAGA TGCTCTCTTCAGCTGAAAAAGAAAGCTTTGGACAGGACAATCACAGAGCTTGAGCAAAAAGCTGCAGAGGAAACAATGGACAGTgaaatttttgaaaagttgGGTGATATAGCAAGAGAAAGGGAGTGTATAGAGAGGAAGCTCTCAACCACCTATAGTTTGGGAAGGGACAAGACTGGCTCACAACCAAAACCTATGCTTCCTTTACATCATGTGGGAAGAACAAAAAGCTACTCATTTCAAGATGCAACTCAAAAAAAAGTGACAATATTGCACACGCTGAGTGATACAGCTTCTAGTGAAAGCAGCAATGAAGGAGAGACTTGCATGCTTGAAGACATGGATGCCAAGGCAAAGACACCTAGGGTGGATTTGGATACTTCAAGCAGTGAATAG
- the LOC137834662 gene encoding histone acetyltransferase of the MYST family 1 — protein MGSIEMPNGNGKSPSFDSAEAPPESNTSKRRRSSVLPLEVGTRVMCRWRDSKYHPVKVIERRKVPGADYEYYVHYTEFNRRLDEWVKLDQLDLDSVEAVVDEKVEEKGASGLKMTRHQKRKIDETHVEGHEELDAASLREHEEFTKVKNIATIELGRYEIETWYFSPFPPEYNDCLRLYFCEFCLNFMKRKEQLQRHMRKCDLKHPPGDEIYRSGTLSMFEVDGKKNKVYGQNLCYLAKLFLDHKTLYYDVDLFLFYVLCECDDRGCHMVGYFSKEKHSEESYNLACILTLPPYQRKGYGKFLIAFSYELSKKEGKVGTPERPLSDLGLLSYRGYWTRVLLDILKKHKGNISIKELSDMTAIKAEDILTTLQSLELIQYRKGQHVICADPKVLDRHLKAAGRGGLDVDVSKLIWTPYKEQS, from the exons ATGGGTTCCATCGAAATGCCAAACGGCAACGGAAAATCTCCGTCCTTCGACAGCGCGGAGGCGCCACCGGAGTCCAACACGTCGAAGCGGCGGAGATCGTCGGTGCTCCCCCTGGAGGTCGGCACGCGCGTCATGTGCCGGTGGAGGGACAGCAAGTACCATCCCGTGAAGGTCATCGAACGCCGGAAGGTTCCCGGCGCCGATTACGAGTATTACGTCCATTACACCGAGT TCAATAGAAGGCTTGACGAGTGGGTTAAGCTTGATCAGCTTGATCTTGATTCAGTGGAGGCGGTTGTTGATGAGAAAGTGGAGGAGAAG ggTGCGTCTGGCTTGAAGATGACACGCCACCAAAAGAGGAAGATTGATGAGACACATGTAGAG gGACATGAGGAGCTTGATGCTGCTAGTTTGCGAGAACACGAAGAATTTACAAAAGTGAAAAATATAGCTACCATTGAACTTGGAAGATATGAGATTGAGACATGGTACTTCTCCCCATTCCCACCAGAATACAATGACTGTTTGAGGCTGTACTTTTGTGAGTTTTGCCTCAATTTCATGAAGCGCAAAGAACAGCTTCAGAGGCATATG AGGAAATGCGATCTGAAGCATCCCCCTGGTGATGAGATATACAGAAGTGGCACACTGTCAATGTTTGAG GTTGATGGAAAGAAGAACAAGGTTTATGGGCAGAATCTTTGTTATCTGGCGAAGTTATTTCTTGATCACAAGACCCTCTATTATGATGTAGATCTGTTTCTGTTCTATGTTTTGTGTGAATGTGATGATCGAGGTTGTCACATGGTTGGCTATTTCTCCAAG GAAAAACATTCTGAGGAATCTTACAATTTGGCATGTATCCTCACCCTTCCACCTTACCAAAGGAAAGGCTATGGCAAATTTCTAATTGCTTTCT CATATGAACTGTCGAAGAAAGAGGGGAAAGTTGGGACACCTGAAAGACCCCTTTCAGACCTTGGACTGCTAAGCTACAGAGGATATTGGACAAGGGTTCTCTTGGACATTCTGAAGAAGCACAAGGGGAACATTTCTATCAAG GAACTGAGTGATATGACTGCCATAAAAGCTGAAGATATATTAACGACACTGCAGAGTCTAGAATTGATTCAATACAGGAAAGGTCAACATGTGATATGCGCTGATCCCAAAGTGTTGGATCGCCATCTTAAAGCTGCTGGGAGGGGAGGCTTGGATGTTGATGTTTCCAAATTGATCTGGACTCCTTACAAAGAACAAAGTTAA